One part of the Quercus lobata isolate SW786 chromosome 7, ValleyOak3.0 Primary Assembly, whole genome shotgun sequence genome encodes these proteins:
- the LOC115954229 gene encoding 60S ribosomal protein L35-like: MARIKVHELRNKTKAELLAQLKDLKAELALLRVAKVTGGAPNKLSKIKVVRLGIAQVLTVISQKQKSALREVYKNKKYIPLDLRPKKTRAIRRRLTKKQASLKTEREKKKEMYFPLRKYAIKV; encoded by the exons ATGG cGAGGATCAAAGTACACGAGTTGAGGAACAAGACAAAGGCAGAGCTGCTGGCTCAGTTGAAGGACCTCAAAGCTGAGCTCGCTCTTCTCCGTGTCGCTAAGGTCACTGGTGGTGCACCCAACAAGCTCTCCAAGAT aAAGGTAGTGAGGCTTGGAATAGCGCAAGTGTTGACAGTGATATCGCAGAAGCAGAAATCAGCTCTTAGGGAGGTCTACAAGAACAAGAAATACATCCCTCTCGATCTTCGTCCCAAGAAAACCCGTGCTATCCGCAGACGCCTCACCAAGAAACAG GCATCTTTGAAGACAGAACgtgagaagaagaaggagatgtACTTTCCATTGAGGAAGTATGCTATCAAAGTGTAG
- the LOC115953059 gene encoding UDP-glucuronic acid decarboxylase 1, which translates to MMKQLHKQSNANHRRDDEIPMGVGQNAPYSPKAFKPTRSLPRSINYLFKEQRLLFILVGILIGSTFFILQPTLSRLGPSEPTSSIPRTISTIDRVSTRFPAIPAKLGRVPAGISRRRSRIVVTGGAGFVGSHLVDKLIKRGDDVIVIDNFFTGRKENLVHHFGNPRFELIRHDVVEPILLEVDQIYHLACPASPVHYKYNPVKTIKTNVMGTLNMLGLAKRIGARFLLTSTSEVYGDPLEHPQKETYWGNVNPIGERSCYDEGKRTAETLAMDYHRGAGVEVRIARIFNTYGPRMCLDDGRVVSNFVAQAIRKQPLTVYGDGKQTRSFQYVSDLVDGLYALMESEHVGPFNLGNPGEFTMLELAEVVKETIDSSATIEFKPNTADDPHMRKPDISKAKELLNWEPKVSLREGLPLMVSDFQNRILNEDEGKGV; encoded by the exons ATGATGAAACAATTGCACAAGCAATCGAACGCGAACCACAGAAGAGATGACGAGATCCCAATGGGCGTGGGGCAAAACGCGCCGTACTCACCAAAAGCCTTCAAGCCAACTCGATCTCTCCCTCGATCCATCAACTACCTCTTCAAAGAACAGAGGCTTCTTTTCATTCTAGTCGGCATTCTCATTGGCTCGACATTTTTCATTCTCCAGCCCACGCTCTCTCGACTCGGCCCATCCGAGCCCACTTCCTCAATCCCGCGCACAATCTCGACTATCGATCGGGTCTCGACTCGATTTCCCGCCATTCCGGCCAAGCTTGGGCGGGTCCCGGCTGGGATCTCGAGGCGGAGATCGAGGATCGTGGTCACCGGTGGGGCCGGGTTTGTTGGTAGTCACCTTGTCGACAAGCTTATCAAGAGAGGTGATGATGTGATTGTGATTGACAATTTCTTCACCGGGAGGAAAGAGAACTTGGTCCACCATTTTGGGAACCCAAGGTTCGAGCTCATTCGTCACGATGTGGTCGAGCCTATACTTCTCGAAGTCGATCAGATCTACCACTTGGCTTGCCCTGCCTCTCCTGTTCATTACAAGTACAATCCTGTCAAGACCATT AAGACCAATGTGATGGGTACATTAAATATGTTGGGTCTGGCAAAGAGAATTGGAGCGAGGTTTTTGCTTACGAGTACCAGTGAGGTTTATGGAGACCCACTTGAGCATCCTCAAAAAGAGACTTATTGGGGAAATGTGAACCCAATTG GTGAGAGGAGTTGCTATGATGAAGGAAAGCGGACAGCGGAAACCTTAGCAATGGATTATCACCGAGGTGCTGGTGTTGAG GTTCGTATAGCTCGCATTTTTAACACATATGGACCTCGTATGTGTTTAGATGATGGGCGTGTTGTCAGCAATTTTGTTGCACAG GCCATCCGCAAACAGCCATTGACAGTATACGGTGATGGAAAACAGACACGAAGCTTCCAATATGTCTCTGATTTG GTTGACGGACTGTATGCGCTGATGGAAAGTGAGCATGTGGGGCCTTTCAACCTGGGTAACCCAGGGGAATTCACTATGCTAGAGCTTGCAGAG GTCGTCAAAGAAACTATAGATTCAAGTGCAACAATAGAATTCAAACCAAACACTGCTGATGATCCGCACATGAGGAAACCAGATATTAGCAAGGCAAAGGAACTGCTGAACTGGGAGCCAAAAGTCTCACTTAGAGAGGGGCTGCCTCTTATGGTGAGTGATTTCCAGAACCGCATTTTGAATGAAGATGAAGGAAAAGgggtataa
- the LOC115954192 gene encoding protein SODIUM POTASSIUM ROOT DEFECTIVE 3, with protein sequence MLCTSQASTAICMSMEEASCSSSSTIQLGGRAIDRHNPIIRDANRSSRTLSAPCSSQPPINPKPYRQLQKTKKSSSSSSKPADHNKKKSSTKPIDEKKKSVAKLTDHHIINKNSSQPTDIITKRWTKPVGDLITPPGSSRYLLSDTALSDSDPVLALVPVEEKKITQAVNQDESNASKPSSSSSSSSKTSSPDQVVVLRVSLHCKGCEGKVRKHLSRMEGVTSFNIDFAAKKVTIIGDVTPVSVLASVSKVKNAQFWPSSISATSAPAGGSSNVETKK encoded by the exons ATGCTGTGCACATCCCAAGCCTCAACGGCCATATGTATGAGCATGGAAGAAGCATCATGTTCCTCTTCATCCACAATTCAACTCGGCGGCCGAGCCATCGACCGCCACAACCCAATAATCAGAGATGCAAATAGAAGCTCTAGAACTCTCTCCGCTCCTTGCTCTTCTCAGCCACCTATCAATCCAAAACCTTACCGTCAACTCCAAAAGACCAAGAaaagctcttcttcttcttcaaagcCAGCTGACCATAACAAGAAGAAAAGTTCCACCAAGCCAATtgatgaaaagaagaaaagtgtgGCTAAGCTAACTGATCATCATATTATCAACAAGAACTCTTCTCAGCCAACTGATATTATAACCAAGCGTTGGACTAAACCAGTTGGTGATTTAATCACACCTCCTGGTTCGTCTAGATACTTGTTGAGCGATACGGCCTTATCGGATAGCGACCCAGTTTTGGCATTGGTTCCGgttgaagaaaagaagataaCTCAAGCTGTAAATCAAGATGAATCCAATGCTTCAAAACCCTCTTCCTCTTCGTCGTCTAGCTCAAAAACCTCTTCGCCTGATCAG GTTGTGGTGTTGAGGGTATCACTACACTGCAAAGGCTGTGAAGGAAAAGTTAGGAAACATCTCTCTAGAATGGAAG GAGTGACATCATTCAACATAGACTTTGCAGCAAAAAAGGTAACAATTATTGGAGATGTGACCCCAGTAAGCGTTCTGGCAAGTGTGTCAAAGGTGAAGAATGCTCAGTTTTGGCCCTCTTCAATTTCTGCAACTTCTGCCCCAGCTGGTGGGTCTAGTAATGTTGAAACcaagaagtaa
- the LOC115952680 gene encoding uncharacterized protein At2g29880-like isoform X2, with translation METTVLDSQDPSKRKWTPAEDIKLVEALVEYHHEREGSPENKFKPGYLKILEGKISTKLPNAGLRAKPHIESRLRTLKREFQVIHEMLTGPNTSGFGWDTVKKCVTAENDVWDAYVQSHKGAIACRNKSFPHYEDLCIVYAKDHATGKDAQAPADVVEELEAEKNDDKLDDIPEDVDCTQIPTPGSNGEEQNARKKKRKIQSGEDNMVEAMKEVTIILAAQLKDASDNLSKAVIGVVAAESRSKINDELLKLPGLTTKERHKATKLIACQHELIDVFLSMLDAEKEEWVKGLINGDF, from the exons ATGGAAACGACTGTACTTGATTCTCAAGATCCTTCTAAACGAAAGTGGACTCCTGCTGAAGATATAAAGTTAGTGGAGGCTTTGGTAGAATATCACCATGAAAGAGAAGGTAGCCCTGAAAATAAGTTTAAACCCGGATATTTGAAAATCTTGGAAGGAAAGATTTCTACCAAATTACCTAATGCTGGCTTAAGAGCAAAACCACATATTGAGTCAAGATTGAGGACTTTGAAAAGAGAATTTCAAGTTATTCATGAAATGTTGACTGGGCCTAACACAAGTGGGTTTGGATGGGACACTGTGAAGAAGTGTGTTACTGCTGAAAATGATGTATGGGATGCATATGTGCAG AGTCATAAGGGGGCAATCGCTTGTAGAAACAAGTCATTTCCACACTATGAAGACCTTTGCATTGTGTATGCAAAAGACCATGCTACTGGTAAAGATGCTCAAGCACCTGCAGATGTTGTTGAAGAACTAGAAGCAGAGAAAAATGATGACAAATTAGATGATATTCCTGAAGACGTGGACTGCACACAAATTCCCACCCCTGGCAGTAACGGGGAAGAACAGAATGctcgaaaaaagaaaagaaaaattcaaagtgGTGAAGATAATATGGTAGAAGCGATGAAAGAAGTTACAATTATTCTTGCTGCCCAGTTAAAGGATGCATCAGATAACCTTAGCAAGGCAGTCATTGGAGTAGTAGCAGCTGAAAGTAGGTCCAAAATCAATGATGAATTACTAAAACTACCTGGCCTTACAACGAAGGAGCGTCACAAGGCAACTAAATTGATTGCTTGTCAACATGAACTAATAGATGTTTTCTTGAGCATGCTGGATGCTGAGAAGGAAGAATGGGTGAAAGGCCTTATTAATGGTGACTTTTGA
- the LOC115952680 gene encoding protein ALP1-like isoform X1 — protein sequence MLLFAVMARLSLATRNRIKKRKLVLVVMFWLDMLQIVSMFFQLLCFIVEDCVRKRSLKATYGHDFHSRRGEIHRLCYESDETCINQLRMNRNAFTRLCNMLETIGGLKDTKHMLVDEQVAMFLHTLAHHAKNRVIKHHFRRSGETVSRYFNDVLHAIIRLQGELFKKPEPVPENSSDERWKWFKNCLGALDGTYISVRVPLEDKPRYRNRKGEIATNVLGVCSQDMQFIYVLPGWEGSAADGRVLRNAISRRNGLRVPHGYYYLVDAGYTNGKGFLAPYREQRYHLNDWRDGQQPRTAEEFFNMKHSSARNVIERCFGLLKIRWAILRSPSFFPIKTQNRIIMACCLLHNFIRRVMPVDPVEEELDNDEQLAEGINGDPITHIETSNEWSAWRTTLANEMFNTWRNRREI from the exons ATGCTATTGTTTGCAGTTATGGCCCGTTTGAGTTTAGCCACAAGGAATAGGATAAAGAAAAGGAAGTTGGTTTTGGTTGTGATGTTTTGGTTGGATATGTTGCAAATTGTTAGTATGTTTTTTCAGTTATTATGCTTTATAGTAGAGGACTGTGTTCGAAAAAGATCATTGAAAGCAACATATGGTCATGATTTTCATTCAAGGAGAGGGGAAATTCACCGTTTATGCTATGAGAGTGATGAAACTTGCATTAACCAACTTAGGATGAATAGAAATGCATTTACTAGGTTATGTAATATGCTTGAAACAATAGGTGGCTTAAAAGATACAAAACACATGTTAGTAGATGAACAAGTTGCTATGTTCCTACATACACTAGCTCATCATGCAAAAAATCGAGTCATAAAACACCATTTTAGGCGCTCAGGAGAGACAGTAAGTAGATATTTCAATGATGTGTTACATGCTATCATACGTTTACAAGGAGAGCTATTTAAGAAACCAGAGCCAGTTCCAGAAAATTCTTCAGATGAGAGATGGAAATGGTTTAAG AATTGTTTAGGTGCATTAGATGGAACATATATTAGCGTGAGAGTGCCTTTAGAAGACAAACCTAGGTACCGAAATCGTAAGGGAGAGATTGCCACTAATGTACTAGGAGTTTGCTCACAAGACAtgcaatttatttatgttttgcctGGTTGGGAAGGCTCTGCTGCTGATGGTAGAGTGCTTCGAAATGCAATAAGTAGGAGGAATGGATTGAGAGTTCCCCATG GGTATTACTATCTTGTTGATGCTGGCTATACAAATGGTAAGGGATTTCTTGCCCCATATAGAGAACAACGATATCACTTGAATGATTGGAGAGATGGACAACAACCAAGAACCGCAGAAGAGTTCTTTAATATGAAACATTCTTCAGCTAGGAATGTTATAGAGAGATGTTTTGGACTGCTTAAAATACGATGGGCTATTCTTAGGAGTCCTTCATTCTTCCCAATCAAGACACAAAATCGCATTATTATGGCGTGTTGCCTTCTTCATAACTTTATAAGGAGAGTGATGCCTGTAGACCCAGTAGAAGAGGAATTGGACAATGATGAGCAGTTGGCAGAAGGAATTAATGGTGACCCAATAACACATATTGAGACTTCAAATGAATGGAGTGCATGGAGAACCACTTTGGCAAATGAAATGTTTAATACGTGGAGAAATAGGAGAGAAATATag